From Verrucomicrobiota bacterium, one genomic window encodes:
- a CDS encoding transmembrane 220 family protein: protein MKILNWILCFLFLLSAVLQYNDPDPVIWMLMWGATGVACLLFALKKLPNLMPMIVGGIALVWALILLPKIIGTYEDILWNEVFMQASMSNITVEWVREMGGLLIIAIWMGVLLCVGRKTA from the coding sequence ATGAAAATACTTAACTGGATTCTTTGCTTTCTGTTCCTGCTTTCCGCTGTACTTCAATACAACGACCCGGATCCGGTCATCTGGATGCTTATGTGGGGTGCAACTGGTGTTGCCTGTCTGCTTTTTGCCCTTAAAAAATTACCCAACCTCATGCCCATGATTGTCGGTGGAATCGCCCTTGTATGGGCGCTCATTCTTCTACCGAAGATCATCGGTACCTACGAAGACATTCTGTGGAACGAAGTTTTCATGCAGGCGTCCATGAGCAACATCACCGTTGAGTGGGTCCGCGAAATGGGCGGGCTACTTATCATCGCCATCTGGATGGGCGTCCTTTTATGTGTTGGTCGGAAGACCGCATAG